A stretch of the Gemmatimonadaceae bacterium genome encodes the following:
- a CDS encoding APC family permease — translation MPTPPQAAPQAASQPTLRRSLTLRDLVVFGLLFIGPLAPVGVFGVLDAQADGAVALVYVLATLAMACTAWSYAQMSRVVPHAGSVFAYATQGLGAGAGFIAGWMIMLDYLLIPAVAYLFSGIALHALVPGVPAWIFTVVAFAITTLLNLRGVGVAARAGRVVLVGEIVVLGIFVVSALTVLLQDGPARPWLSPLTGMGSAAAGAVTPIGPVAGAISVAVLSYLGFDAIASFAEENAGDARQVGTAIVFCLVVAGAAFIVQSYLAALLSTVTPSQLAARPGAQGTAFYDATRGAIGAWLATVLAITKAIGPAFSAMTGQAAAARLLFGMARDGRLPTVLAGVDAERGVPTVALGAAATLTLVVAVWAARRDDGLSVLVSIVDVGALVAFTLLHASVVGYYVARQRAVARVWHWVVPIAGAGITIWVLVEASRLALVVGAAWLVLGVVAMVLTRRDSRG, via the coding sequence ATGCCCACGCCACCGCAGGCCGCACCGCAGGCCGCATCGCAGCCGACGCTCCGGCGCAGCCTCACGCTGCGCGACCTGGTGGTCTTCGGCCTGCTCTTCATCGGCCCGCTGGCTCCGGTGGGGGTGTTCGGTGTGCTCGATGCGCAGGCCGATGGGGCGGTGGCGCTGGTGTACGTGCTGGCGACGCTCGCGATGGCGTGCACGGCGTGGTCGTATGCGCAGATGTCGCGCGTGGTGCCGCACGCCGGCTCGGTGTTCGCCTACGCCACGCAGGGACTGGGCGCCGGCGCCGGGTTCATCGCCGGCTGGATGATCATGCTGGACTACCTGCTGATCCCGGCAGTGGCATACCTGTTCTCCGGGATCGCGCTGCATGCCCTCGTGCCCGGTGTGCCGGCGTGGATCTTCACGGTGGTGGCGTTCGCCATCACCACGCTGCTGAACCTGCGTGGTGTCGGCGTGGCGGCGCGGGCGGGGCGTGTGGTGCTGGTGGGCGAGATCGTGGTGCTGGGCATCTTCGTGGTCAGTGCGCTGACGGTGCTGCTGCAGGACGGGCCAGCGCGCCCGTGGCTCTCGCCGCTCACGGGAATGGGCTCGGCCGCGGCCGGCGCCGTGACGCCCATCGGGCCGGTGGCCGGCGCGATCTCGGTGGCGGTGCTCTCCTACCTGGGCTTCGATGCGATCGCGTCGTTCGCGGAGGAGAATGCCGGCGATGCGCGGCAGGTGGGGACGGCGATCGTGTTCTGCCTGGTGGTGGCCGGGGCGGCGTTCATCGTGCAGTCGTACCTCGCGGCGTTGCTGAGCACCGTGACACCGTCCCAGCTCGCGGCGCGTCCCGGGGCGCAGGGTACCGCGTTCTACGATGCAACGCGCGGCGCGATCGGCGCCTGGCTGGCGACGGTCCTCGCGATCACCAAGGCGATCGGTCCCGCGTTCTCGGCCATGACCGGCCAGGCTGCGGCGGCGCGGCTGCTCTTCGGCATGGCGCGCGATGGCCGGTTGCCGACGGTGCTGGCCGGCGTGGATGCGGAGCGCGGGGTGCCGACCGTGGCGCTGGGTGCCGCGGCCACGCTCACGCTGGTGGTGGCCGTCTGGGCGGCGCGGCGCGACGACGGGTTGTCGGTGCTCGTGTCGATCGTGGACGTGGGCGCGCTGGTGGCGTTCACGCTGCTCCACGCCTCGGTGGTGGGCTACTACGTGGCGCGGCAGCGGGCAGTGGCCCGCGTGTGGCACTGGGTGGTTCCCATTGCCGGCGCCGGCATCACGATCTGGGTGCTGGTGGAGGCGAGCCGGCTGGCGCTGGTGGTGGGCGCCGCGTGGCTGGTGCTCGGCGTGGTGGCGATGGTGCTGACACGGCGTGACAGCAGGGGGTGA
- a CDS encoding M36 family metallopeptidase, which translates to MRTLEKRIDRLNIDEERDRLEASERFRVTGIRSIRGVPDECLMRYVARRAPRPRPVLALRGVRGVKGLVEMSRSRAVARRVFDLTTPPSSGTPRAIATAFITRLAHVLGIHPQLAGLKYERTKTTILGSHVLFQQYVGLTQISGAWLRVDIAPDGRVFNVQNDTTPHQVMQARVTAMPLTAARATRSRLPGDEGAVLSHARVTALARAAVRREPGARTTVTEPELTYRIVTGTPQLAWKVVVDVSRPRQQWKLYLDAFTGAVLWKRSVLKHRARAGRVFDPNPVAALDDITLRAARRVLPDAAYRTVTLPDVSRSGLLDGPFVTTRPTPRRVRRRRGSFDFRRGERGFGEVMVYYHIDRLQRHLQSLGFTGLLDFPFPVNVTASREDNSYYDPDARSVALGTGGVDDAEDAETVIHEYGHALQDAQIPGFGESVEAGAMGEGFGDFLAASTYADRKSARLRATLSGWDCIECEPQGGVPCLRRLDSRKRFPRDFVGEVHDDGEIWSACLWQLRIALGREAAERLVVAHHYLLNRWASFEDAAHALLTTDRQLCAGRNAVLIRGIFGVRGVLRR; encoded by the coding sequence ATGCGCACGCTCGAGAAGCGGATCGACCGGCTGAACATCGACGAGGAACGCGACCGGCTCGAGGCCAGCGAGCGGTTCCGGGTCACGGGCATCCGCTCAATCCGCGGCGTTCCCGACGAGTGCCTCATGCGCTACGTCGCGCGACGCGCACCAAGGCCGCGACCGGTGCTCGCGCTACGCGGTGTGCGGGGGGTGAAGGGCCTGGTCGAGATGAGCCGCAGCCGCGCCGTCGCACGTCGCGTGTTCGACCTCACCACGCCGCCGTCATCCGGCACGCCGCGCGCGATCGCCACCGCGTTCATCACGCGGCTCGCACACGTCCTTGGCATCCACCCGCAGCTGGCGGGCCTGAAGTACGAACGCACCAAGACCACCATCCTCGGCTCGCACGTGCTGTTCCAGCAATACGTGGGGCTGACGCAGATCTCCGGTGCCTGGCTGCGCGTGGACATCGCGCCCGACGGCCGCGTGTTCAACGTGCAGAACGACACCACGCCGCACCAGGTGATGCAGGCGCGGGTCACGGCGATGCCGCTGACGGCGGCCCGCGCCACGCGTTCACGGCTGCCGGGCGACGAAGGTGCGGTGCTGTCGCACGCGCGCGTGACGGCGCTCGCCCGCGCGGCCGTGCGCCGCGAGCCCGGCGCGCGCACCACCGTGACGGAACCGGAACTCACCTACCGCATCGTCACCGGCACGCCGCAACTGGCGTGGAAGGTCGTGGTGGACGTGAGCAGGCCGCGGCAGCAGTGGAAGCTCTATCTCGACGCCTTCACCGGCGCGGTGCTCTGGAAGCGCAGTGTGCTCAAGCATCGTGCGCGCGCCGGGCGCGTGTTCGACCCGAACCCCGTCGCCGCGCTCGACGACATCACGCTGCGCGCCGCGCGCCGCGTGCTCCCCGACGCCGCCTATCGCACGGTCACCCTGCCCGACGTGTCGCGCAGCGGCCTGCTCGACGGCCCGTTCGTGACCACCCGCCCCACGCCACGGCGTGTCCGGCGCCGGCGCGGGAGCTTCGACTTCCGTCGCGGCGAGCGCGGCTTCGGCGAGGTGATGGTCTACTACCACATCGACCGCCTCCAGCGGCACCTGCAGTCGCTGGGGTTCACGGGGCTCCTCGATTTCCCCTTCCCGGTGAACGTCACCGCCAGCCGCGAGGACAACTCGTACTACGACCCGGATGCCAGGTCGGTGGCGCTCGGCACGGGCGGCGTGGACGACGCCGAGGATGCCGAGACCGTGATCCACGAGTACGGGCACGCGCTGCAGGATGCGCAGATCCCGGGGTTCGGCGAGTCGGTGGAAGCCGGCGCGATGGGCGAGGGGTTCGGCGACTTCCTCGCCGCGAGCACATATGCCGACCGGAAGTCGGCGCGCCTCCGTGCCACCCTCAGCGGGTGGGACTGCATCGAGTGTGAGCCCCAGGGAGGCGTGCCCTGCCTGCGCCGCCTCGACAGCCGGAAGCGCTTCCCGCGCGACTTCGTGGGCGAGGTGCACGACGACGGCGAGATCTGGAGCGCCTGCCTCTGGCAGCTGCGCATCGCCCTCGGGCGGGAGGCGGCCGAGCGGCTGGTGGTCGCGCACCACTACCTCCTCAATCGCTGGGCATCGTTCGAGGATGCGGCGCACGCGCTGCTCACCACCGACCGGCAGCTCTGTGCCGGCCGGAACGCGGTCCTGATCCGCGGGATCTTCGGCGTCCGGGGCGTCCTGCGGCGGTGA
- a CDS encoding MFS transporter: protein MPPTPAPAADSPLAARAYRRVTLRLIPFLFLCYVVAYLDRVNIGFAKLQMLSDLRMSDTAYGIGAGIFFIGYFLFEVPSNLILHRVGARRWIARIMVTWGVLSMLTMFVTGPWSLYLVRFLLGLAEAGFFPGIVLYLTQWYPSSRRAQIISLFMTGVAISGVIGGPLSGMILEVMAGRGGLAGWQWLFLLEGIPSLVMGVAVFFLLPESITTARWLPEDERRLLLRNLEQEAGGVEHANVFATLRDPRVILFAGISFSFVMGLYGISFWLPQLIRTMGVEDAGRIGLLSGIPSAVAAVFMVLVGWSSDRHRERRWHLVAGAVLGAAGLVAAGNFSTSLTIGLVAMSAAMAGSLSNIALFWTLPTAALRGASAAAGIAAVNSIGNLAGFLSPYIIGVAKDATGSATAGLYVIAVFLLIGAGLVMIATRAAPARPAARLRDTAA from the coding sequence ATGCCCCCCACGCCGGCGCCGGCCGCCGATTCCCCACTCGCCGCGCGGGCGTACCGGCGCGTCACGCTGCGCCTGATCCCGTTCCTGTTCCTCTGCTACGTGGTCGCGTACCTGGACCGCGTGAACATCGGGTTCGCCAAGCTCCAGATGCTGTCGGACCTGCGCATGAGCGACACGGCGTACGGCATCGGCGCCGGCATCTTCTTCATCGGCTACTTCCTGTTCGAGGTGCCGAGCAACCTGATCCTGCACCGCGTGGGTGCACGGCGGTGGATCGCGCGGATCATGGTGACCTGGGGCGTGCTCTCGATGCTCACGATGTTCGTCACCGGGCCGTGGTCGCTGTACCTGGTGCGCTTCCTGCTCGGCCTCGCCGAGGCGGGATTCTTTCCCGGCATCGTGCTGTACCTCACGCAGTGGTATCCCTCGTCACGCCGGGCGCAGATCATCTCGCTCTTCATGACCGGTGTCGCGATCTCGGGCGTGATCGGCGGGCCGCTGTCCGGCATGATCCTCGAGGTGATGGCGGGCCGGGGCGGGCTGGCCGGCTGGCAGTGGCTGTTCCTGCTCGAGGGGATTCCCTCGCTGGTGATGGGCGTCGCGGTGTTCTTCCTGCTGCCCGAGTCGATCACCACGGCGCGCTGGCTGCCCGAGGACGAACGGCGGCTGCTGCTCCGCAACCTCGAGCAGGAGGCCGGAGGCGTGGAGCATGCGAACGTGTTCGCGACGCTGCGCGACCCGCGCGTGATCCTCTTCGCCGGCATCAGCTTCAGCTTCGTGATGGGGTTGTACGGCATCTCGTTCTGGCTGCCGCAGCTGATCCGGACGATGGGGGTGGAGGATGCCGGCCGCATCGGGCTGCTGAGCGGCATTCCGTCGGCCGTGGCGGCGGTGTTCATGGTGCTGGTGGGGTGGAGCTCGGATCGGCACCGCGAGCGGCGCTGGCACCTGGTGGCGGGTGCGGTGCTCGGCGCGGCAGGGCTGGTCGCGGCCGGGAACTTCAGCACCAGCCTGACCATCGGGCTGGTGGCGATGAGTGCGGCGATGGCGGGCTCGCTGTCGAACATCGCGCTGTTCTGGACGCTGCCGACGGCCGCCTTGCGCGGGGCCTCGGCGGCGGCGGGCATCGCTGCGGTGAACTCCATCGGCAACCTGGCGGGCTTCCTCAGCCCGTACATCATCGGCGTGGCGAAGGATGCCACCGGCTCGGCGACGGCGGGGCTGTACGTGATCGCCGTGTTCCTGCTGATCGGCGCGGGGCTGGTGATGATCGCGACCCGGGCCGCGCCGGCCCGGCCTGCTGCGCGGCTGCGGGACACAGCCGCCTGA
- a CDS encoding branched-chain amino acid transaminase: MTPPATRFAYFDNRIVPIGEATVSVMTHGLHYGTAVFGGLRGYWNEDEGQLYIFRPLDHYRRFLQSAGMLRMALPQSAEELTGITAELLRAEGFRENCYIRPLAYLSELSIHLRLNDMASAVTIFSLPFGRYIANEAGAHVAFSAWRRVDDNAIPARGKIAGAYVNSALSSTDVRLAGYDEALVLNDDGHVSEMSSANFFIVRDGVAITPPVTSNVLEGIVRRSVIQLLREELGVEVVERSIDRSEVYIADECFMCGTGVQIAAITRIEHRAVAGGVMGDVTQRLRALFFDIVAGKVERYRAWLVPVY; the protein is encoded by the coding sequence ATGACCCCGCCCGCCACCCGCTTCGCCTACTTCGACAACCGCATCGTCCCCATCGGCGAGGCCACGGTCAGCGTGATGACCCACGGCCTCCACTACGGGACGGCGGTGTTCGGCGGCCTGCGCGGCTACTGGAACGAGGACGAGGGACAGCTCTACATCTTCCGGCCGCTGGACCACTACCGGCGCTTCCTGCAGTCGGCGGGCATGCTGCGCATGGCGCTGCCGCAGTCGGCCGAGGAGCTCACGGGGATCACGGCCGAGCTCCTGCGGGCGGAGGGGTTCCGCGAGAACTGCTACATCCGGCCGCTGGCCTACCTCTCGGAGCTGTCGATCCACCTGAGGCTGAACGACATGGCCTCGGCGGTGACGATCTTCAGCCTGCCGTTCGGCCGCTACATCGCCAATGAGGCCGGCGCCCACGTGGCCTTCTCGGCGTGGCGCCGCGTGGACGACAATGCCATCCCGGCGCGCGGCAAGATCGCCGGCGCCTACGTCAACTCGGCACTCAGCAGCACCGACGTGCGCCTGGCCGGCTACGACGAGGCGCTGGTGCTCAACGACGATGGCCACGTCTCGGAGATGAGCTCGGCCAACTTCTTCATCGTGCGCGACGGGGTCGCGATCACGCCGCCCGTGACGTCGAACGTGCTCGAGGGGATCGTGCGCCGGTCGGTGATCCAGCTCCTGCGCGAGGAACTCGGCGTGGAGGTGGTGGAGCGCAGCATCGACCGCAGCGAGGTCTACATCGCCGACGAGTGCTTCATGTGCGGCACCGGGGTGCAGATCGCCGCCATCACGCGCATCGAGCACCGCGCCGTGGCGGGGGGTGTGATGGGCGACGTCACGCAGCGCCTGCGTGCACTGTTCTTCGACATCGTGGCCGGCAAGGTGGAGCGGTACCGCGCCTGGCTGGTGCCGGTGTACTAG
- a CDS encoding PEP-CTERM sorting domain-containing protein translates to MRRTALLLASSLVLGVQPVLAFPIAPVGTECRLVIAGGSAPVVATYLGNSATFSNNLFLMLTAGGTPGDDGDKTNDLFIFNNQTSAVNSQVTLGSFASGTELIFRLEVTNTGNNYFSGPSSRNADGKCHARVQNEYAPGTTLVSFEDLENTPEGDSGYNDLSFSFTNTVSSAVVPEPATNALLLVGLVALCRVRRRRTPADVPLP, encoded by the coding sequence ATGCGTCGTACTGCACTCCTGCTCGCCAGCAGCCTCGTGCTTGGCGTGCAGCCTGTTCTCGCCTTTCCGATCGCACCCGTCGGCACCGAGTGCCGCCTGGTGATCGCCGGCGGCTCGGCTCCCGTCGTGGCAACGTACCTCGGCAACTCGGCCACGTTCAGCAACAACCTGTTCCTGATGCTCACGGCTGGTGGCACGCCCGGTGACGACGGGGACAAGACGAACGACCTGTTCATCTTCAACAACCAGACGTCGGCCGTGAACAGCCAGGTGACGCTCGGCTCGTTCGCCAGCGGCACGGAGCTGATCTTCCGGCTCGAGGTCACCAACACGGGGAACAACTACTTCAGCGGTCCCTCGTCGCGGAACGCCGACGGCAAGTGCCATGCGCGGGTGCAGAACGAGTATGCGCCGGGCACGACGCTGGTGTCGTTCGAGGACCTCGAGAACACGCCGGAGGGTGACAGCGGGTACAATGACCTGAGCTTCTCGTTCACCAACACGGTGTCGTCGGCTGTCGTGCCGGAACCGGCGACGAACGCGCTGCTGCTGGTCGGGCTGGTGGCACTCTGCCGCGTGCGCCGCCGTCGCACACCAGCGGACGTGCCGCTCCCGTAG
- a CDS encoding choice-of-anchor D domain-containing protein — protein MACTPLGTPTVSLFDNSSQGTWLNATETKGGRTVTHTSSGVTISAPNGTLNFPEPGGQVVRHKFFGTDNFLAILTSETTNPGNQAMSIVDFTGPSLTSTNVMFISAIGLPFLQPSLGNGVVCLIGAPTPSGTGGLAILRSDTGAVILGGPPPFTPVNQVIGEVVAGSPLKVQIKDGGAIKAGPVELPAGEVKLTPSNPTTFSTVKLGGCAAPTSTKQFTLKNDGDDCLSIDGVGSVAPYSVTAQSQSFPAKLAKNESMTVTVTFAPAAAGSFNNVSLPITRTPANGASSIVCSGQAQTAQPAFTVTANPLDYGHKLVGTPVNGTFTVKNTGDVPIAFSVSAGSGVFDWPAFAGTLTCGQSQVVPVTFTPAVEGPVSSVVTVVGTPGGTKTITLLGDGCIPNAVISVPPAPFPAFGEVRQGYRMPRFITVTNTGDDTLTFTASISGPDAALFGLMKASQSITDVQASRSYIVHPEEHCGGGQTGDGKEEVVVVFHANDTPPKTATATLTIDSHNASNGPASFTLPLTASVIAGNVVDAVAVIDTSGSMAQAVQGGGNKMGAAMQAGRLFASLIPPDLGNRIAGTRFSTDASTFLGIGEVTAGNQQSKVDAIKDPPLTPNGWTAIAAGVMTGIPEFAVPRTGPVPALLTKSVVVLTDGMDNTAFKNPADNKFYSVLGGMARDPGNPAVMIATLPFVPPADVKIYAVGLGTGQDIDASQLAQLSSGSGGNWFAVDPTQPATAYQLMKYYTQIYMDLFDASTISDPKDLVYPGNKNVYEFDILNGDVNAMIVIYDLGGLRLPFWLESPAGEIVDGGFVPPGFQMRSGFTETSRFLDFVMPAKEPQRYAGRWKLIVMHDGKVCRGNPPRKPKSIGFAGADCGEYKAPVEFGYAIGVGSNFRLQAYVTGAPVSVGQPIRLTGMPTEAGLPVTGCTVTVDAVAPDGQAWTNIVLADDGAHDDGDADDGEYARLFTHTAVAGTYSFTFRASGFTRDGEPVHREVMRSKYVEGTIKQPPVTGDPGGRGGVSDACCKKIIALLERMLEAKQK, from the coding sequence ATGGCTTGCACACCGCTCGGCACACCCACCGTCAGCTTGTTCGACAACAGTTCGCAAGGCACCTGGCTGAACGCGACCGAGACGAAGGGCGGCAGGACCGTCACGCACACGTCGTCGGGCGTCACCATCTCCGCCCCGAACGGCACGCTGAACTTTCCCGAGCCGGGCGGGCAGGTGGTGCGCCACAAGTTCTTCGGCACCGACAACTTCCTCGCCATCCTGACGTCGGAGACCACGAACCCCGGCAACCAGGCGATGAGCATCGTGGACTTCACCGGGCCGTCGCTCACCTCCACCAACGTGATGTTCATCTCGGCGATCGGGCTGCCGTTCCTCCAGCCCAGCCTGGGCAACGGTGTGGTGTGCCTGATCGGTGCGCCAACGCCGTCGGGCACCGGCGGGCTTGCGATCCTGCGGAGCGACACCGGCGCCGTGATCCTCGGTGGTCCACCTCCGTTCACGCCGGTGAACCAGGTGATCGGCGAGGTCGTGGCCGGTTCACCGCTGAAGGTGCAGATCAAGGACGGCGGTGCGATCAAGGCGGGACCGGTGGAGCTGCCGGCAGGCGAGGTCAAGCTGACGCCGTCGAACCCGACGACATTCTCCACCGTGAAGCTCGGTGGCTGCGCTGCCCCCACGTCCACCAAGCAGTTCACGCTCAAGAACGACGGTGACGACTGCCTGTCGATCGACGGGGTCGGCTCGGTGGCGCCGTATTCCGTCACTGCGCAGAGCCAGTCGTTCCCGGCCAAGCTCGCGAAGAACGAGTCCATGACGGTGACGGTCACGTTCGCGCCGGCAGCGGCGGGGTCGTTCAACAACGTGAGCCTGCCCATCACCCGCACGCCGGCCAACGGCGCGTCCAGCATCGTCTGCAGCGGGCAGGCCCAGACGGCGCAGCCTGCGTTCACGGTCACGGCGAATCCGCTCGACTACGGGCACAAGCTGGTCGGGACGCCGGTGAACGGGACCTTCACCGTCAAGAACACCGGCGACGTGCCGATCGCCTTCAGCGTCTCCGCCGGCAGCGGCGTGTTCGACTGGCCGGCGTTTGCGGGGACGTTGACGTGCGGACAGTCGCAGGTGGTGCCGGTGACGTTCACGCCCGCGGTGGAAGGCCCCGTGTCGTCCGTGGTGACGGTGGTCGGCACGCCCGGCGGCACCAAGACCATCACGCTGCTCGGCGACGGGTGCATTCCCAACGCCGTGATCTCCGTGCCGCCGGCGCCGTTCCCGGCCTTCGGCGAGGTGCGGCAGGGCTACCGCATGCCGCGCTTCATCACGGTCACCAACACCGGTGACGACACGCTGACCTTCACCGCGAGCATCTCGGGCCCCGACGCCGCGCTGTTCGGGCTCATGAAGGCGTCGCAGTCGATCACCGACGTGCAGGCCAGCCGGTCGTACATCGTGCACCCCGAGGAACACTGCGGCGGGGGCCAGACGGGTGACGGGAAGGAGGAAGTGGTGGTGGTGTTCCACGCCAACGACACGCCGCCGAAGACGGCGACGGCCACCCTCACGATCGACTCCCACAACGCCTCGAACGGGCCGGCGAGCTTCACGCTGCCGCTGACGGCGAGCGTGATCGCGGGCAACGTGGTGGATGCGGTGGCGGTGATCGACACCTCGGGAAGCATGGCGCAGGCGGTGCAGGGCGGCGGCAACAAGATGGGGGCTGCCATGCAGGCCGGCCGGCTGTTCGCCAGCCTCATCCCGCCCGACCTGGGGAACCGGATCGCGGGCACACGGTTCTCCACCGATGCGTCGACCTTCCTCGGCATCGGTGAGGTGACGGCCGGCAATCAGCAGTCGAAGGTGGATGCGATCAAGGATCCGCCGCTCACGCCGAACGGCTGGACGGCGATCGCGGCGGGCGTGATGACCGGCATCCCCGAGTTCGCGGTCCCGCGCACCGGGCCCGTGCCGGCGCTGCTCACCAAGTCCGTGGTGGTGCTCACCGACGGCATGGACAACACGGCGTTCAAGAACCCGGCGGACAACAAGTTCTACTCCGTGCTGGGTGGCATGGCGCGCGACCCGGGCAACCCGGCGGTGATGATCGCGACCCTGCCGTTCGTGCCACCGGCGGACGTGAAGATCTACGCCGTCGGCCTCGGGACCGGCCAGGACATCGACGCGTCGCAGCTGGCGCAGCTCTCGAGCGGGTCCGGCGGCAACTGGTTCGCGGTGGACCCGACGCAGCCGGCCACGGCGTACCAGCTCATGAAGTACTACACGCAGATCTACATGGATCTCTTCGATGCCTCGACGATCTCGGATCCGAAGGACCTGGTGTATCCCGGCAACAAGAACGTCTACGAGTTCGACATCCTGAACGGTGACGTCAACGCGATGATCGTGATCTACGACCTGGGCGGGCTGCGGCTGCCGTTCTGGCTCGAGAGCCCTGCGGGTGAGATCGTCGACGGCGGGTTCGTCCCGCCGGGCTTCCAGATGCGGAGCGGCTTCACCGAGACGTCCCGCTTCCTCGACTTCGTGATGCCGGCCAAGGAGCCCCAGCGCTATGCGGGGCGGTGGAAGCTTATCGTCATGCACGACGGCAAGGTCTGCCGTGGCAACCCGCCGCGGAAGCCGAAGTCGATCGGGTTCGCGGGTGCGGACTGCGGTGAGTACAAGGCACCGGTGGAGTTCGGCTATGCCATCGGTGTCGGGTCGAACTTCCGGCTCCAGGCCTACGTGACGGGCGCGCCGGTGAGCGTCGGGCAGCCGATCCGTCTCACCGGGATGCCCACCGAGGCGGGGCTGCCGGTGACCGGGTGCACGGTCACCGTGGACGCCGTGGCGCCCGACGGCCAGGCGTGGACCAACATCGTGCTCGCCGATGACGGTGCACACGACGACGGCGATGCCGATGACGGCGAGTACGCGCGCCTCTTCACGCACACGGCGGTGGCCGGCACCTATTCGTTCACCTTCCGCGCGAGCGGCTTCACGCGGGACGGCGAACCGGTGCACCGCGAGGTGATGCGGTCCAAGTACGTCGAGGGCACGATCAAGCAGCCCCCCGTCACCGGTGACCCGGGCGGGCGGGGCGGGGTGAGTGATGCCTGCTGCAAGAAGATCATCGCCCTGCTGGAGCGCATGCTGGAGGCGAAGCAGAAGTAG